A window of Quercus robur chromosome 12, dhQueRobu3.1, whole genome shotgun sequence genomic DNA:
TCACGAACTAGACTTGTCCGATTCCCAAGCCTCGGTTTACATTTCTCTTTCACTCCTCCACGCGCGCCCTATTTTATTCACTTTCACGCGCCCCCCTTCTATAGACTATATATATTCTTTCCCAGCACTGTTCAAGTCCAATTAACTTACCTGGCGGCAAGAGAGTTtccatcaaaagaaaaacttaccTGGCAAGtttccatccaaaaaaaaaaggaaaaaaacttaCTTGGCAAGTCTTTTGTTGgcaaataaaatagagaagttCTTGTCCCACAAATTAGTGCACAATTTTACTCATAACTCgcccatgtggcgagttgtagTTGGTGGAGGGGTAATGGTGAGTCACTCTTCTACCAACCACAACTTGGTCACCCTttcaccaaccacaactcgccacataaGCGAGTTGTGAACAAAATTGTGCACTAATTTGTGACACCagaattttcaataaaatatcgAAGTTTGCCGTTTACGTTGTAAATTAATTGCTGTTTTTTATCctcataataaaaaacaattatcatacAGTGGACACATAATTTAAATGGTATCCTAtctagatttaaaaaataaaaaatataaaaaaaatccaatatgaAACCCATTATTTTAAACCCAACAAGCACAAAGAGATTAAGCCCAATCCAAACTAAACCAAGACTaacattaaattcaaatttcaaaacaagCTCACACGAACACAGCAactacaaccaaaaaaaaactttagccCATTAATAAGTTAGCCCACACACaactttttattaaacaaaGTATGTCAAGCCCACATCAAAATTTAGGCCCAACCTGAAATCTtgccaaacccaaaatcaaattttcctCTCGAGcccaacttaaaaataaataaactgaaaAGCCCACCAGCATATAAACCTTTCCCAAAATTACACTTTGATCCCCAAACttcttcaaaattatattttgtccttaagagtttgtttggttggggtgaaaacagggaggatggaaaatagggagagaaaaatatggtgaaaaatgacatttttcactGTTTGGTTCAGgagagaaaacaagagagaCAGAAAATGGGGAGGAAAATTTTCCCTCCGATGCCAcaattttttatcctcccaattTGAGaggaaaatggagaagaaaaagtGTTGAATAATGTATTTTACACAAATACCCTCACTTTATTCATCTCAcctatgaattattattattatattttttccatTATTCCCAGAAGTCTTCACACAACATGTATATAATATAACTAAACAATAGACACAAAAAGTGCAAATCAATAGTTGTTTGTTATGTCATTccgttttgttttttattttttattttttttggttgaaattgtCTTCCTAGGTAATAAGCAAGAgccataaattttaaattattataataataaaagaattaatataaatttacatgtatttgtgttaatttttatattattaaatgagtgtaaatatatctatttcttatatattatataacaaggacataatagtcaatttatataaactatattttccatcctttcctttttctcttcagCCAAACAAGAAAGTTTTCTACCCTTTCACCtttccatccctccaaccaaacacacataagggaaaaccaaatcttttctatcctcccatttttccatcctcccactttttcactcttccaaccaaacaaaccctaaaactttccaaaattacattttgacCTGAACTCttataaaattctaaatttccaaaatttgaaCAAGACCCCCAAACTTTCAataatttctttcaatttcattttcacCCACACAAATTCATTTCAATTCTAATTTCTCTCAAGCTTGATTCCTTTCAATTGAGCATcatcaaaaaggaaaacaaagtaatttatttcaatttcactctctctctctctctctcccctttacGACCACTATTCATAGTGGCTCTACCACCAACCACCCGCAGTAGTTGTATATGGAATTAAAGTTATCAACGACAATTttgttactctctctctctctctctgagttgGCTCATATTTGTTTATGCAAAGGCATTATGGCTGCACTCCCTGGAGACAGTATTGTAACCTTAATTTATCATATTTTGGATTAATAGCAGCTCAATAACCAGATTTCTTTAATGGGAGAAGCTAGGGGATGAGGATAACAAAATCAAGTTcatcaaaatcaagaaactATAATCAATAATACCATTAATAACCAGAATTGTTTAATGGGAAGCTAGGGGATTAGGATAGCAAAATCAAGTTCATCAGAATCAAGAAACCATAATCAATGATACAATTGTTTTCCATGAATAACCTATGAAGCACAGGTGTGTTTTCGGATTTGGGTGCGGGTGCaacgattaaaaaattattaaaaatatttttatatagtgaatttaatatttttatataaaaaaattcaaataaatggtggaatttattattaaaaaacaattatttatgatttgtttttaataaaatcaatattttttgtaattgtaaacaaaaaacCACATTTCAAGAAGGTTCTTTTACTCATCTTCCAATTCCCGAGCTCACCCACATTAAATAATTGACTTTTCCACCTacttaatttatattcttttgttaCATACCTTTATTCTCCTTCTATCcattttttttgtatcttctcatcttcttcttccttcttcttcttcttttttttttttttttcctctcacaaGGCCACATGAAGCAAAAGAATGGCAGCTGCTGCTTATTTCAACGGCTGTTTCAGCCGGAATCGGTATGTTTCAATGGCCATTTCGGCCGTATCGGTTGCCGTTTCCACCCAAATCAACTCGAATCTGGCCAAATCAGCgcgaatcaaaaaaaaaaaaaagaaggggagaGTCGGCATGTCGGACGCCGGATGCCGCGTCGGTGCTTTCTATGGATTGATAGAAATGCCTGGGTTCATGGAGTTGGGAGAAGTGAGGGGTTAATCAAGCATATTATGAAACATGAATGAACTCAGATTTGGATTAATGGCATTAAAGGACATCCTAATTCTGAGGCTTTGAAACTGTAGTGTAGTGTTTGATGCTTTTGAAGGGTGAACGGGTGTGAGTTGAGGTTCAAATAGGAAGTCCCTAGAATGGTTTATATACACTGTTTAAAGGCTTTTGAAGGGTGACTGTTTTTGCAGGGATTTGATCCAGTGAAGGTGattgtgatttgtttgtctAGCCTTTCATAAACCTTTCCTCACTTGTTTGATGATTCTGAGTTAAATGTGAAGTATCCTTAAACAATGTATATAAACAATTCTAGTGACAAGTTAATCCGGCATCACACAATATCAGTCTAAAGATAGTAGAGAAGAACAAATAAAGTTTTTTCCATTCATAGAGCTTTCATGGTTAACCAACCAAAATGCCACCAGAGTGAACCCAAGATTCCTTTACATACAAGACCTATCACACATTTTCCCACATCATTTCCCCAATTGTAAGTCAAACTGGGTTTTCTAAACAGAGCTCCACAGGTTAGCaaaatgaagaaacaaaaagatcTTTCAAGTCACTACTAGACAATGATATAGAGAGCATCAGAAGGGCAAGCATTAACTGGACTTCACAAAATGGTTGGACAGGAACTTGGCGATTTCTTGGAACTGAACCTTCTCTTTCCCATCGAAAATGGACTTCAGCTTCTCATCACAAAAGATTTCCTTTCTGTTTGCAGGGTTCTGCAAAACACCATAGCTTGTCATGCATTAGATATGACAATAACAAACACTAAAGAATCGACAAGAAACAAATGTTGTAGGCCATGGTGATAAACACTAGAtacaaatctaaaaataaagcCACTGATAAGCAGAAGTAGAGACAAGTGAAGTGTATATCTGTGAATCATTATAAAGTGAGACAATTTAACAGCTTAAGAGTTCCTCTGTGTGTTGGCCGAGCTCACGGATCTTCTCAAATTATGTTCCAACCATTCATGAACCTAAACAGAGTCTTTATTAAAAAGAGCATAAACAAACACAGAGTCTTTCCTCCAAGCATCACAAACATCAATAGGGAGGGAGAAACTGTTAGAACAAAGTAAACAATGGCCAtttactaaaataatttatatgggTTTATCATATTTCCACAAGTTTATCATTATTACTTGTTAAAGATAAAGATTTGAACAATCAATAGAAAAAGagtctaaaaaattaaaaactcataACATGTAAATGATTATAGaaaagggagagggagagaccTGGAGGTGTTGGAGCTTGATGTGTTCCCAGACCTTCTTGACGGCGTGGGTGCGAGAGGACTCGGTGGCACCATCGAGGAATTTGCCGAGTTGAGGAGAGATCTGAAGCACCTTCTGAATGCCGATGTTGGAACGAGCTTTGG
This region includes:
- the LOC126709880 gene encoding protein TRI1-like; protein product: MASSSSRWRAVFGGTTTLMSAAKEKAKTTTTKARSNIGIQKVLQISPQLGKFLDGATESSRTHAVKKVWEHIKLQHLQNPANRKEIFCDEKLKSIFDGKEKVQFQEIAKFLSNHFVKSS